In one window of Helianthus annuus cultivar XRQ/B chromosome 17, HanXRQr2.0-SUNRISE, whole genome shotgun sequence DNA:
- the LOC110930770 gene encoding ornithine aminotransferase, mitochondrial isoform X2, whose translation MVVFSSYHPVPVVFSHGKGSTIWDPEGNKYLDFLAAYSAVNQGHCHPTIMKALIEQAQTLTLSSRAFYNDKFPVFAEYLTKLFGYDMVLPMNTGAEGVETALKLARKWGYEKKRIPKDQAIIVSCCGCFHGRTMGAISMSCDNDATRGFWPLLPGQLKVDFGDEAALKKVFEEKGEHIAGFLFEPIQGEAGVIIPPDGYLKAVRELCSKHNILMIADEIQSGIARSGRMLACDWEGVRPDVVILGKALGGGVIPVSAVLADKDVMLCIQPGEHGSTFGGNPLASAVGIASLQVIQDEKLAERSAEMGEELRRLLTKTQQRFPEIVMEIRGKGLFNAVELTSKSLFPATAYDLCIKLKERGILAKPTHNATIRLTPPLSISLDEIREGAKAFHDVLEHDLPKLLKEKPKPASPKARDTCDRCGRELYG comes from the exons ATGGTG GTCTTTTCCAGTTATCATCCGGTCCCTGTAGTATTTTCTCATGGAAAGGGGTCAACTATTTGGGATCCAGAAGGCAATAAATATCTCGACTTCCTTGCAGCTTACTCTGCAGTTAATCAG GGACATTGTCATCCGACGATCATGAAAGCATTAATTGAGCAGGCACAAACCCTAACTCTCAGTTCTAGAGCCTTCTACAACGACAAATTTCCGGTCTTTGCAGAGTATCTAACCAAATTATTTGGATACGATATGGTTCTGCCAATGAACACCGGTGCTGAAGGAGTAGAAACTGCTTTAAAGTTGGCAAGAAAATGGGGTTACGAGAAAAAAAGAATTCCCAAAGATCAG GCTATCATTGTGTCATGTTGTGGATGTTTTCATGGTCGTACAATGGGTGCTATTTCTATGAGCTGTGATAATGATGCCACTCGTGGATTTTGGCCGTTGTTACCTGGTCAACTTAAAGTTGACTTTGGAGATGAAGCTGCTCTGAAAAAAGTTTTTGAAG AAAAAGGAGAACATATAGCTGGTTTTCTATTTGAGCCGATACAAGGGGAGGCAGGG GTTATAATTCCTCCAGATGGTTACCTTAAGGCTGTGAGAGAACTTTGCTCAAAGCATAATATATTAATGATTGCAGATGAAATACAAAGTGGAATAGCACGATCAGGAAGAATGTTGGCATGTGACTGGGAAGGCGTACGCCCTGATGTCGtc ATATTAGGAAAAGCGTTAGGTGGTGGCGTGATACCAGTGAGTGCGGTTCTTGCAGACAAAGATGTTATGCTTTGCATACAACCTGGTGAGCATGGGAG TACATTTGGAGGAAATCCATTGGCTAGTGCGGTTGGCATCGCATCATTGCAGGTGATACAAGATGAGAAACTTGCCGAGAG GTCTGCTGAAATGGGAGAGGAGTTGAGGCGGTTATTAACAAAAACTCAGCAACGGTTTCCTGAAATTGTAATGGAAATTAGAGGGAAAGGATTATTTAATGCGGTAGAGCTAACTAGCAAGTCTTTGTTCCCTGCAACTGCATACGATCTTTGTATCAAACTGAAAGAAAGAGGGATTCTTGCGAAACCGACTCATAATGCTACTATTCGGTTGACTCCTCCCCTTTCCATCAG TTTGGATGAGATTCGAGAAGGAGCTAAAGCGTTTCATGATGTTTTGGAACACGACCTCCCCAAACTGTTGAAGGAGAAGCCTAAGCCTGCATCCCCAAAAGCTCGAGATACATGTGACCGGTGTGGACGTGAGTTGTATGGTTGA
- the LOC110930771 gene encoding F-box protein At5g46170: MSTCKFQIHPEPLDLFDLIPDSILLLILNNIADVKTLGRCSLLSKRFHSLVPQVQNVLVRVDCVISDDDSTSSSSSASDKSRGGGPFSSLLRLLVGGIVKPIQAIGQLLGPKRSTILAPSPSSALSVNNNNTSGDDEQHSDGVTHHSPTQVLKNFDEIKFLKIELPSGELGIEDDVLLKWRADFGSTLDKCVILGASSVIHPQIVASGNVMNDGGDDNGSIPESFYTNGGLKLRVVWTISSLIAASARHYLLQPIISEHKTLDSLVLTDVERQGVLCMNKEQLEELRVKPLSASSASKRTLVPALNMKLWYAPYLELPNGSVLKGATLVAIRPSEQAGQKDVSDGSWVSSAFEEPYGTAARMLVKRRTYCLEMNSF, encoded by the exons ATGTCTACCTGCAAATTCCAAATCCACCCTGAACCACTCGACCTCTTCGACCTCATCCCCGACTCCATCCTCCTCTTAATCCTCAACAACATCGCCGATGTCAAAACCCTAGGCCGCTGCTCCCTTCTTTCCAAACGCTTTCATTCCCTAGTCCCTCAGGTCCAAAACGTCCTCGTTCGCGTCGACTGCGTCATCTCTGATGATgactccacctcctcctcctcctccgcctccGATAAGTCCCGAGGAGGAGGACCCTTTTCCTCTCTTCTCCGCCTTCTTGTTGGTGGAATTGTTAAACCCATTCAAGCGATTGGACAGCTTTTAGGTCCTAAGAGATCCACCATTTTGGCACCCTCACCGTCTTCAGCCTTATCTGTTAATAATAACAACACTAGTGGTGATGATGAACAACATTCAG ATGGAGTTACTCATCATTCACCAACACAAGTGCTCAAAAACTTTGACGAGATAAAGTTTCTCAAAATCGAGCTTCCGAGTGGTGAATTAGGTATAGAAGATGACGTGTTGTTGAAATGGAGGGCGGATTTCGGATCTACACTTGATAAGTGTGTGATTCTTGGTGCATCTTCAGTGATCCATCCCCAAATTGTTGCATCCGGTAACGTCATGAATGATGGTGGAGATGATAACGGGAGTATACCAGAGTCGTTTTACACCAACGGTGGGTTGAAGTTGCGCGTGGTGTGGACGATAAGCTCGTTGATAGCAGCTTCAGCGCGGCATTACTTGCTGCAACCGATAATTTCGGAGCATAAGACGTTGGACAGTTTGGTTTTGACGGATGTGGAGAGACAAGGGGTGTTGTGTATGAATAAAGAGCAGTTGGAGGAGTTGAGGGTGAAGCCGTTGTCGGCTTCTTCGGCTTCGAAGAGGACGTTGGTGCCTGCGTTGAATATGAAGCTTTGGTATGCGCCGTATTTGGAGTTGCCGAACGGAAGTGTGTTGAAAGGGGCTACATTGGTGGCGATTAGGCCGAGTGAGCAAGCGGGTCAGAAGGATGTTTCAGATGGGTCGTGGGTTTCGTCTGCGTTTGAGGAGCCTTATGGAACTGCTGCTAGGATGTTggttaaacggagaacttattGCCTTGAGATGAATTCCTTTTGA
- the LOC110930770 gene encoding ornithine aminotransferase, mitochondrial isoform X1, with the protein MASRVPLQLVLNRIKSVRCFGTVTEGIASSTASSRHLIGLEHDYSAHNYHPVPVVFSHGKGSTIWDPEGNKYLDFLAAYSAVNQGHCHPTIMKALIEQAQTLTLSSRAFYNDKFPVFAEYLTKLFGYDMVLPMNTGAEGVETALKLARKWGYEKKRIPKDQAIIVSCCGCFHGRTMGAISMSCDNDATRGFWPLLPGQLKVDFGDEAALKKVFEEKGEHIAGFLFEPIQGEAGVIIPPDGYLKAVRELCSKHNILMIADEIQSGIARSGRMLACDWEGVRPDVVILGKALGGGVIPVSAVLADKDVMLCIQPGEHGSTFGGNPLASAVGIASLQVIQDEKLAERSAEMGEELRRLLTKTQQRFPEIVMEIRGKGLFNAVELTSKSLFPATAYDLCIKLKERGILAKPTHNATIRLTPPLSISLDEIREGAKAFHDVLEHDLPKLLKEKPKPASPKARDTCDRCGRELYG; encoded by the exons ATGGCGAGCAGAGTACCTCTGCAACTTGTATTGAACAGAATCAAGAGCGTTCGATGTTTTGGGACTGTAACCGAAGGAATCGCATCTTCTACCGCATCTTCTCGTCACCTGATTGGTTTAGAACATGATTACAGCGCCCATAA TTATCATCCGGTCCCTGTAGTATTTTCTCATGGAAAGGGGTCAACTATTTGGGATCCAGAAGGCAATAAATATCTCGACTTCCTTGCAGCTTACTCTGCAGTTAATCAG GGACATTGTCATCCGACGATCATGAAAGCATTAATTGAGCAGGCACAAACCCTAACTCTCAGTTCTAGAGCCTTCTACAACGACAAATTTCCGGTCTTTGCAGAGTATCTAACCAAATTATTTGGATACGATATGGTTCTGCCAATGAACACCGGTGCTGAAGGAGTAGAAACTGCTTTAAAGTTGGCAAGAAAATGGGGTTACGAGAAAAAAAGAATTCCCAAAGATCAG GCTATCATTGTGTCATGTTGTGGATGTTTTCATGGTCGTACAATGGGTGCTATTTCTATGAGCTGTGATAATGATGCCACTCGTGGATTTTGGCCGTTGTTACCTGGTCAACTTAAAGTTGACTTTGGAGATGAAGCTGCTCTGAAAAAAGTTTTTGAAG AAAAAGGAGAACATATAGCTGGTTTTCTATTTGAGCCGATACAAGGGGAGGCAGGG GTTATAATTCCTCCAGATGGTTACCTTAAGGCTGTGAGAGAACTTTGCTCAAAGCATAATATATTAATGATTGCAGATGAAATACAAAGTGGAATAGCACGATCAGGAAGAATGTTGGCATGTGACTGGGAAGGCGTACGCCCTGATGTCGtc ATATTAGGAAAAGCGTTAGGTGGTGGCGTGATACCAGTGAGTGCGGTTCTTGCAGACAAAGATGTTATGCTTTGCATACAACCTGGTGAGCATGGGAG TACATTTGGAGGAAATCCATTGGCTAGTGCGGTTGGCATCGCATCATTGCAGGTGATACAAGATGAGAAACTTGCCGAGAG GTCTGCTGAAATGGGAGAGGAGTTGAGGCGGTTATTAACAAAAACTCAGCAACGGTTTCCTGAAATTGTAATGGAAATTAGAGGGAAAGGATTATTTAATGCGGTAGAGCTAACTAGCAAGTCTTTGTTCCCTGCAACTGCATACGATCTTTGTATCAAACTGAAAGAAAGAGGGATTCTTGCGAAACCGACTCATAATGCTACTATTCGGTTGACTCCTCCCCTTTCCATCAG TTTGGATGAGATTCGAGAAGGAGCTAAAGCGTTTCATGATGTTTTGGAACACGACCTCCCCAAACTGTTGAAGGAGAAGCCTAAGCCTGCATCCCCAAAAGCTCGAGATACATGTGACCGGTGTGGACGTGAGTTGTATGGTTGA